Sequence from the Streptomyces kaniharaensis genome:
GCCGCCACTCTCGTCGCCACCACCCTTGGCGGGCAGGCCGCACGCATCGGCGCCCTCATCCTGTCCGCCGTGATCAACTCCGGCCTGTGCCTGGCCTGCTTCCGCATCCTGACCCCCAAGACCGTCTCCATCCGCGCCCTGCTGCCCGGATGCGCGATCGCCGGCCCCCTGTTCACCATCCTGCAGGCCTTCGGCGCCCTCCTGGTGACCCACCAACTGCGCCATGCCACAGCCATCTACGGGTTCTTCGCAACCGTGATCGGCCTGCTCTCCTGGCTCTATCTGGCCGCGACGATCACCGTGTACGCGGCCGAGACCAATGTGGTTCTGCACCGGCGACTGTGGCCGCGAAGCATCCTGCAGCCACCGCTCACCGAGGCGGACGAGGAAGTGCTGGAATCCATCGCGAACCAGGAGGAACGCCGTCCCGAGCAGCACGTCGACGTCGAGTTCAAAGACGACAGCACACCCCCAGGGACGAGCGGCCGCACCGAAACGACACCCGACCCGGAGGGTTGAGACCAGGCATGGGCAGGACGGGACCAGCATCCCGGCGCCGCTGGCTCGGTGCGGATGACGGACGACAGTGTGATCTTCTTGTCGTCACCCACGGTTTCGTCCCCG
This genomic interval carries:
- a CDS encoding YihY/virulence factor BrkB family protein; this translates as MNPVERTLRALDRAQQRHTAPGMVVGVVKKYGDDRGGLLAALIAYYGFVALIPLLLLLSTILSFILHGHPGAQKAIVDSALADFPIIGDQLRQNVHTVQGSGLALVVALLGLLYGALGIAQVLQHAMAEVWNVPGVIRPGYFPRLARSLLLFTTLAVGLLLATAAATLVATTLGGQAARIGALILSAVINSGLCLACFRILTPKTVSIRALLPGCAIAGPLFTILQAFGALLVTHQLRHATAIYGFFATVIGLLSWLYLAATITVYAAETNVVLHRRLWPRSILQPPLTEADEEVLESIANQEERRPEQHVDVEFKDDSTPPGTSGRTETTPDPEG